ATCATGCGAATAGGCAAGCATGATAAAAAGGAAGCTTCTTCGAATTGAGAAGATAAAAAAACGCTATCGGATGATGGCGTTTTTTTTGCCTTAAATAAAATGTGTTAGCTGGACACTGACTGCCGTTATCAGTAGCGTAAGGATTTATTATTCGAACAGAGTTCTGGTCAGCGGCAATGCTTATAAAAACGAAAAAAAGCAGTGATGTCAGCAGCAGTGAAATTACGTCGGAAACCTTCTACAAACAGCGTCGTCAGTTTCTGAAAAAGTCAGGTCAATATGCTTTTGCTGGTTTGGGGTTTGCCTTAACCGGCTGTTCGGATGCTTCTCAAAAAAAGGTAGTTTCAAATAATGCCTATCAGGATGTTCCCCAGCTAGCGGCACCTGATTGGCTAAAAGAGAAGGTTGCTTCTTATCAGCGCAGTGAATTTGTAACGGATGAAAAGCTGACGCCTTATAACAATGTTACTCAGTACAATAACTTTTATGAGTTTGGCTACGATAAAACCGATCCGGCAAAACATGCAAAAGGGTTTGTCACTGATCCCTGGTCAGTGACGATAGAGGGCGAGGTTGAAAAGCCGGGTCACTACCATCTTGAAGATCTGCTCAAACCGGAAGCGATTGAGGAGCGAATTTACCGGCTTCGCTGTGTTGAGGCGTGGTCTATGGTGATTCCATGGGTTGGCTTTTCACTGGCGGATATGATCAAACGTTGGTAGTGGCACAGTTCTGTGATTCTAGCCCTGTCTGCTAAAATACGACATTCGGCAACTTTGA
Above is a window of Endozoicomonas montiporae CL-33 DNA encoding:
- a CDS encoding molybdopterin-dependent oxidoreductase, yielding MLIKTKKSSDVSSSEITSETFYKQRRQFLKKSGQYAFAGLGFALTGCSDASQKKVVSNNAYQDVPQLAAPDWLKEKVASYQRSEFVTDEKLTPYNNVTQYNNFYEFGYDKTDPAKHAKGFVTDPWSVTIEGEVEKPGHYHLEDLLKPEAIEERIYRLRCVEAWSMVIPWVGFSLADMIKRW